In Flavobacterium luteolum, the DNA window GTTATTTTTTTTTCTCCTTCAACTACTGCTATTTTATCTCCACATTTCTTTACAGTTTCAACAAAATATTCTATTACATTTTTAATCATCATTATTACTTTAATTATTTTGAACTCTTAAAATTAATCTACAAATCAGATCTACCTCTTCTATAGTTAAATCATAATATAATGGCAAACACAAAACTCGTTTCGAAATATTGTCAGTTATGTTAATTTTTTTTGGCTCAATATAGGGCAAAGCACTTGCTAAAGAAGGATAAAAATAACGTCTAGTAAATATTTCATTACTGTCAAGAACTGATTTAATTTTGAGTAATAATTCTTCACTCTCCAGTACTACGCAATAATATGCGAAATTTTGCTCAGAATCATTATGCCAAACTGGTCGATAAGCTTTTAATGTTTCCAGTTTCTCATTATATCTTGACACTATTGATTTCCTATTGTTACGGATATTTTCAATATGATTTAAATTCACTAGCCCCATTGCCGCATGAAATTCTGAATTCTTTCCATTTATTCCTAATTCAGAAAAGCTATCAAAACCAGAAATCCCAAAATTACGGATATAGGCAAGTTTTTTAAGTAAATTTGCACATTTCGTTACAATTAAACCACCTTCAATAGAATGATATAATTTTGTTGCATGAAGAGAACATGTCGTAATATCACCGAATTCGAAAATAGATTTCCCATTAATTTGTACTCCAAAAGCATGAGCACCATCGTAGATTACTTTTAAATTATGCTTTTTTGCAATATTTT includes these proteins:
- a CDS encoding DegT/DnrJ/EryC1/StrS family aminotransferase — its product is MIPVTRPFLPPQEEYQQLIDGIWKRQWLTNMGPLASELEMNIKEYLAVNHLLFVTNGTVALQMAIKALEITGEIITTPFSFVATTSCIVWEGCTPVFVDIDEKTLNIDASKIESAITEKTQAILATHVYGNPCDVVAIENIAKKHNLKVIYDGAHAFGVQINGKSIFEFGDITTCSLHATKLYHSIEGGLIVTKCANLLKKLAYIRNFGISGFDSFSELGINGKNSEFHAAMGLVNLNHIENIRNNRKSIVSRYNEKLETLKAYRPVWHNDSEQNFAYYCVVLESEELLLKIKSVLDSNEIFTRRYFYPSLASALPYIEPKKINITDNISKRVLCLPLYYDLTIEEVDLICRLILRVQNN